In Setaria italica strain Yugu1 chromosome IX, Setaria_italica_v2.0, whole genome shotgun sequence, the genomic stretch agtgggccgtccaaggtatactcgtgggcctggggtgcatgcccgacaccgCTGACCTAGGCagacaaagatctgatccaaACTCATCGCGAGGAACTCAGGGATCACCTTCCTGTGCACATCAAAAGGATCATAGACAACATCGAGTTCAACGCTTCTAAAAGGCCAACTCAACAACCAGTCGAAAGGAGTCACCAACTGCCTCATCAAGTTGCTCTTGAAGATGACATGGCggaagtggaggagaagaaTGCCCGCCTTCAGATCGAATTAGATCGACTCCAAAAAGAGATTGACATGAATAAAGCTCAACTGAAACACCGTTGAATCATTGTAACCTATAAGTGTGCTGGTACTTTTTTATCtgagggcgacttgtaccatgttgGCCATGTATCTAGTTGATTTACCGAGCGACGATTGGTTTATTCATATAAATCCTTTGATCTTAAGGCGATGTCCTTCGCATCGTCTATATGAACACGACTCAATACGCGTCGGCCATGAAAGCCCAATATGCCACATTATCGGTTAAGCgtctacccatatactggggtagtatcttttcaaatatcttccatttaGATCCCTTGTAAATTCCTCTCCCTCGAAAGTCTCCAGTATGTACGCGTTGCCTGGAGCACATTGGCTAATCCGGTACggccttcccaagtaggcgaccattttccatatttgggatctttagctCCTATCGGCAGGATCAACTTACAGACTAAATCCCCTTGGGAaaaattgcttgaccttgaccttcttgtcataccatatggcaactcttttcttattttcctcaatactaATCAAGGCCCTTAGCCGCTGACTCGCCAAATTCTCCAACTCTCCCCTCATGAGAGGGGAATAGTCATCGACCgacaactgatcctgaagcgacATACGCCTAGACCCATTcttcaactcccaaggcaatactgcttcatgcccatatactaactgataaggggacacctTGGTGGTACCGTGacaagccatccgatatgcccacAAGGACTCACTCAGTGTCGTATGCCACCATcttggttgttcttcgatcttcctcttaatCAGCTTAATAACCCCTTTGTTGgacgattcggcctgaccattggcctgagcgtaataCAGAGAAGAATCTAACAACTTAATCCCCATaccggcagtgaactcctcaaactcccCTGAGGTAAACATTGACCCCTGATCAGTCATAATAGTCTAAGGAATACCAAACTGATAAATAATGTGCTCCTTCAGAAATtcaatcatgttggccgacGTCACAACTTTCAAAGGAGCCGCctcaacccacttggtgaaatagttagtagccaccaatatgaacttatgccctTTGCTCGATGGCGGATAGATCTGACCGATGAGATCAATTCCCCATCCTCTAAACGGCCACGGCTTTATTatcgggttcatagccgaggccgGTGCTCATTGCACGTTGCTAAATTTCTAACAATCCTGACagcctttataatatttaaaacaatcttcaagtattgtcggccagtaatacccactgtttctaatcatccatttcatcttgaaggccgattgatgggccccgCATACACCTTCATGAATTTCACCCATAAAAGTTTTTGCTTCCTCTATGCCGAGGCATTTGAGTAATACTCCATCAATCATCTGATAAAAtaaatcatcttcaagtaataCATATTTTGTAGCCTGCAGGCATATTCGCCGatcaactttcttggacggatccttcaaatagtcggcaatttctttcctccagtcgtcggccgcaagTTCTAGAGCCAAagcaccttgaatcggctgGTAACCAGAAGCGTGCTGGGCAAGTCTATTGGCTTCCTCGTTGTAATCTCTAGGGATATGTTCGATGACTACATTATTGAATTCTTTGAGTAACTGGAGGCAttcctcataataaatcctcagAATATCATCTTTGTACTCACATTTTCCAGTCAACTGATCtccgataagcatggaatccccaaatattttcACCGCATCAGCCTTGACCTCCCTCAACAGTTGGATGCCCTTTAAGACAGCCcgatactctgcttgattattagtgcCGGAAGCCTCAATCGGcaaagagaaatcataacttgccccccaagGCGAAACGAGGATGATGCCGAATCCTGATCCAACCTTACAtcaagatccatcaaagtataaagtccacaGAGCTGGTTCGACGACAGTAATTTCTGGTCCACAGTGTTGGGCTACGAAATCAGCCAtcacttgacccttgacagccttggccgattcgtacctcaaATCGAATTCCGAGAGGGtcaggatccactttccaattctaCCCTTCAAAATCAGCAGTGATAACATATACTTGACGACATCATCTTTACACACGACTACACGTTCCGCCGacaacaggtagtgcctgactTTAGTGCAGGAGAAATATAGGCAAAGGCATAACCTCTCCACTGGAGAATACCTGGTTTCAGCAACTAAGAGTCTCctgctgacgtaataaattaccctttctcttccttcaaactcctggaccagcacCGAgccgatagcccgttcatcaGCCGATAGATATAATCTGAAAGGCTTATCAGCCTGAAGAGGAACCAACACGGGAGGGGACATCAGATATTGTTTGATGTCATCTAACACTTTTTGTTGTTCTTCACCCCAAACAAATTCTTGGttgggcttcaacttcaacaatgggctgaaagcttgaatgcgtccagacaggtttgatatgaatctccggatgaagttgatcttgccgattgaggactgcaactcagtcttgtcttgtgggaccacaactttgttgatggcggtTATGATCTTTTGGTTGATCTCGATGCCGCGCTCGTGAACCATAAAACCCAGAAACTGACCAACTGAAACACTAAAAGCACACTTTttcggattcattttcaacccatgcttcctcgtgcactccaGCACTTTACACAAATCGGCCAAATGCTGTCGATGTCCCTTTGACTTGacaacgacatcatcgatgtaaatttctaccagaACACCGATAATCatgtggaatatataattcatggccctctgatatgtagctccagcatttttcaaaccgaaagtcatgactacccattcgaacaaaTCGAGATGACCAGGAcacctgaaggccgttttggagatatcttcttcggccattaatacttgATTATATCCggcattaccatccataaagctgatgaccTTGTGTCCCACggcagcatctatcaaaacGTCGGCCGTTGGCatcgggtatccatccatcggcgtagcttggttaagatttctgaaatcaatgcaaacacatagttttccatttttcttgtacacaggaacaatattagaaatccaatcAGCATATCGACATTGCCGAATGAACCCCGCTTgaatcaatcttgtgattttggcctttatatcaggtagaattttcgGATTACAACGTCGCGCGGGTTGCTGATATAGCCGATACCCTAGTTTTATGGgcaaccgatgttcgacaatcgaccagtctagaccaggcatttcatgatactcccaagcaaatcAATCTTTAAACTCCCTCAACAAATCTACtaactcacgcttatactcaggatccaatttagcactaatatacgtcggccttggcttgctaccatctccaaggtctaccatctctaacgAATTGGCCGACATGAACCCGTGctcaagcttcccatcttctcgaaCAAACTCATCCATTAAGACTATTCTTCGGAGCCAACTACTTGGATCAGTTGTAGAccgaaatcggacaccttcaagaagtcggTGTCCCAggtcctgccagatatgcatctgacgtgttCGTAACTCCATTGCTGCGCGTCGGCTGTGGCAACGCTGTAAGAGGAATCGGCAGTGACCACTTCAATCGCGTCGTCGATCCACTGGatgaggcactggtgcattgtagatggcatgcagcaatttgcgtggaTCCAGTCTCGTCCAagcagcatattataggaccctttaccgttaatgacaaagaaagtggtaggtagggtcttactgtcgatggtgaggttgacACAGAGTGCTCCCTAGGCTGGTGATATGTTTCCTTCGAAGTCTTtaagcatcatgtccgtcttgatCAAGTCTTCTTCTCATTTGCCAAGTTTgcggaacatggcgtatggcatgatgttcacggcTGCGCTCCATCTACCCATAGCTTGGTGATTGGCTTTCCGTTGACCTGCCCCTTGAGGAACAGAGACTTGAGGTGCTggcatttttcatcttcgggtttttcaaaagtggcagtcattggctccaaagccaattgtgccatccaATCTTCTGCCTCTGTTGCGCTATCGCAGTCAGCGGGAACCATGAACTCTATTggtaagatgaacaccatgttaaCGTCGGCAAACGGCCCTTGATCGTCGTCTCCCTCGTCGGCttttcttctggggcgccaAATTTGAGTCTTGACTCCTTTTTTGTCCAAcgcttgcctctgttcttcctcttgttgttcccattggcgtaaatgttggacccttctcttctaaGACTTGGTCAAACCATCTGGGCACCAtttggggttcactggtttgccTGGCGGTTTCATACATTCCCAGTCCGTCTCTTGGCCCGACAGATTTTCATCGGGGACTCTTGAATCGGCTATCTCTCCCAGCTGATTATACGCGCTAgctctgccccccagctgatTACGCTCATGTACTCTGCCTCCCAACCAATCACACATTGAAACACGTCTGTCATCTCGTTTGAGCCAGTTTCTACTGATCGGTTTCTGCCCTCGATCTTcggagcgtgacctcttgaatgggcggctgctgcggcattggccgttgcactcaggacagttatcggccgacggcaaTCTGAGATTAttctcccaacagtggatgaagaacggacatctcCAATGGTCTTCGTGccggcgcatcatctcttctcTGCGCCTCGTGTCTTCCTGTTGCCTTTGGTACTCGTTGAGTAGATCCCGAGACGTGATAGGCCGATGGGACCTTTCCAGGTTCTCATCCTCTGTTTCTATTtggccttttcctttaacatCACCGGTCGAGACTTGATTCCTAGGGTCCACAGCCTCACTCCTTCTGGCCGATTCtgatgttagcaccttggtttggagtgcaTTCATTCCACCGAAGTCGACCATGTTGGCTGGGAAGTgatgctggtcgatcttcattggctttgctggctttgtggGAACCTCGAATTTAAGTCTCCCTTGCTCAAAGGCCGACTGTATCTATTGATggaagactttgcactcattggtgtcatgagatgtggcattgtgccacttgcagtacttcatcttgTTAAGCTGTTCGGCCAATGGGATtgtgtggtagggtgagagcttcATCTGTCCTTCTTGTAGCAGTAAgtcaaagattttatcggccttagatgTATCGAAGCTAAACGTTTTCGGTTCCTTttttccaaatgggcatgaGATTGGCTTTTTgcctttgacccattctgccAAGCCGATTTCCACCTCCTCTTCTGAATCGGACACTCCCACGTACGCCTCCTTTTTCTGGAAGTTTCTTCGTTAGTCAAAGGGGCGCACCTCCTGGCTGGACAGCCGGTGTACTATCTGGCTtagactctcgaactcctgggaagcatatttttctttgatgtgcggtaggagCCCTTGAAAAGCGGTATCGGCCAGTTGACCATCAGTCAAAATTAGACtttagcatttgttcctgacctctctgaacctctgtataTAGCTGGCCACCGACTCGTCACTTCTTTGCTTGAGGCTAGTTAGGTCTAatagcttcatctcgtggaacCTCAcaaagaagtacttgtggaattgtttcTCCAAATCAGCCCAAGTGACGATGGAGTTAGGCGGTAGCGTcgtaaaccattgaaaggctaACCCAGACAGAGACGATGAGAACAACCGCACCCTCAGAGCATCCTGTGCAGCAGCTTCTCCGCCTGGATGATCTGTTGACGTGCTCGACCGTGGATGTGTCATCTTAACCCGAGAATTTAGTGAAGTCGGGCACCTTGTACTGATGAGGAAACGGCAATAGGTCGTAGGCGGGTGGGTACGGCATCCtatatgtgtaggtctgcacctttaGCTTTAGTCCGAACTGGTCTTGTATTATATTAGCTAttcttgcggtccaatccacctgctgctgctgatgatgtGCGATCGGCTGAGCCATCAGCATATGTTGTTGAACTTGCGGCACCGTGATTGGGTTGAAGATTGGAGTGTGCTGCAGAACTTACAGCTGGACTGTCGACTGAGGAGCCGATGGTTGCCGACGAGTAGGATCAACATGTCGTAGTGCATCTGCTGCCTCGTCGTACAATACCATTGGCGCTGCAGTTCTGAGACGATCCTGGATGCCTGCCTCTCTGCCAATTTCTAGAGAAGTCTGTTGGCATTGCGGAGCTGTCGGCTGGGGCGCCAATGGAAATGATGGCTGAACCGGAGATCTTGGAATGTATGCTCCTAGAGGTACTCCGTAGCTAGTGGATGGATCCAGGCCGGCAGGTGTTCCTGCCATTCCCCATTGCGCCGATGTTGTTAACGGCGGTTACACAGGAGGGACAGGTGTAGGCTGAAACGGTACTTGTGATTGAGAAGGCGGTGCACCGCTATAACCTGGGGGCAATGTGGTGTtgtacccctcctcccccattctgcatcttcatcggctgaggagccgactgGAACATGCTAGGTGCCGCCGAGAAGCTTCTGACCGGTGTGCTGATAGGAGGGGTGTAAGTTGGCCCCTGATACCCTTGTGCTACACCATTGGccatggagctgatgacggcgttgTACATTGTGTGAGTTATAACCTTGGAGTGatcaatcatagcctgataaacagactgatggatcatctcggacatttttcccgagccttcggcgatgGTGATTTGGTGAGTAGTCAAGAGAGCGGTCTTCTTCACGGGTTCCCCACTCCTGGTGCGACtgtaggattgcaggcatgccttcttgaatTCTTCCATAGCCTTTGCCATCTTATCCCTCTGATCGTCCTTGAGATCAGCCTTAGTGACTTCAATGATGTTATCTTTCGAGATTTCAACAGCCTTTGACATGCTGGGTCCTCttttggtcccaccgggcgtgctaaaagtgtgttgatgcaaaaaaATCGGACAGTGGTCCTGACTCCTacgtcagacacacgacctgggagaatctgcttagctcctattcaggttattgccctggtgcgatttgcgcggcgtgccagtcaatctgacctgttgattgacagggaagaaaagatatcaaattCCAGAGATTCGATCAGCTGaaagttccgatctattccaAAAGATGTATCAGCGGATTGGCCGATTTAGtgtaaagatgaccggctatgaaacagccgataatcacgtggcaattgtaaaagaaactactttTGTAATCCTAAACAATGCTATAGatacaacacttggaacagatctaatcagctgtatgatgataaacaagatattgatatagccgacagttcgtgcctcaagctggataactggtgataaagggcctgttcgtttcagcttataagccggctgaaaagctgaaatggctgatttgttgtgagaggaaaatactgtttggtggctgataagccggctgaataagctgaagcgaacaggccgaaaaactaaaataacaggtaaaacctataattctagtagatatcgataactagtgaataaatctaaatgaaacaacagcgatgcgcccgaagttaaagcttagatattacttgatacgcggaacttacaaattagctggaggtcgtgttgatgcagtcctgccaactcacacgaactcgtgaaaagaaaaggatttggcaaagtcgccgacttAAAATTAAAGTTGCGTGAAagagtagatttgtattgataaTTATTGGGTTGTTTTACAAACCTTACGaagcacctatttataccctgttacaactgatttcctaacggcctatgattttatctctaattcaaaataacaaTTTTTTACATAcgaacacaactcgtatcggagtcgAACACTAATCAATCTTCTATGGGCCAACTATGTCTTCATCTTGTTACTGCCTTGGCCCATTTAAGCCCATGTCGGCCGAGCTACTCTGGCTTCCGATCGACCCATCTCCATTGACTTCATCGGCTAATCGACCGAAACACTGTAGTTTTATCGGCCGATTTCCCTAGCCACATCCTCCTATTTAACTGCGCCGgccattttcttcttttcttgacACCGATCCTAACACGTGTTAAAATCCGATGTGGGCACGCACACAAGCACGCTGACGAACAGGCCAGCCACCTCGGCGGCACCATTCGATGGGTACCGACCCACCCACCAGCCGGCTCCATCCTATCCATGCTGCCGACACACCGGTGTAATCATCGATCCAAGGCGACCTGCTAGCGGCGCAAGTACACTCGCCGTGTTCCGAACCGAGCAGCCATTCGTGCAAAAATCGCGCGGAAACAGCACTCGGCACTGGACTCGCAAGTACTATGATGGCCACGGGGATTGGGAAAGGTGGCCGCTGGCGCCACCGTGGCGTGCGGTCGTGTGGAGGCCGAGGCCGCTACGTGCCCGCCTCCTCCTCACAAAGCCCTAGGCCCCCCCGCGACCTCCCCTCCCCCCGTGCCGTCCCTCTCGctgcccccgcctcctcctatCCCCTCCGTCCTCATACACACACACGAGCTGAGGCGCTGAGCctgagcgcgcgcgcgcgcccgagCCGAGCGATGATGCGTTGCATGGCTCCGCCACACACTACCCGTGCCCGTACCCACCCACCGCTGCATAAGTATCTCCGCCGGTTCCTCCTCGTGCCTGCTTTGCACCATACACCTACACGCCGCCGCTGATACTACGCTCTATAGCTCTTCGGTGCAGACCTCGATCGATTGGCCGGCCATCGCTACCACCTCCGAGCACGCGCGGCCCCCGCGCCGGTGTCGTCCCGCTTTCCGTCACGACCATCGTGTCGTGCTGCAAGGCCTGCAGTGCGCGACCGTGAGGATATATCAGCCACGCGATCGCGGGGGAGATGAACCAGTGCGTGCCGAGTTGGGATCTGGATGACCCGGCGGTGGtagccggcgggggcggcggcggtcttAACCATCCGGtgcccgcggccggcggcgcgcaccGGGTGGTGGTGTCGGCTGCTGGGACCACCGGTGGCGCGTTCGCGCCCGTCGTCGTGCCCATGTCGGACAAGTACTACGAGGTGGCGGAGCTGACGTGGGAGAAGGGCAACATCTCCTCGCACGGGCTGCTCAACCGGCCGGCGCCCAGCAAGTACcctcccgccgcgccgtcgcatCTGCAAGGCATAGgtggaggcgccggcgccggcggggtggCTGGGGACCGCGAGACGCTCGAGGCGGTGGTCGGCGAGGCGGCCGCGCGGTCGCACTTCCTCTCGCAGCCGCCGGCGGTGCACCACCACGCGCCCTGGctcggggcggcgggcggcgccgtggcGCGGACGGGCGCGGACGCGCTAGTGCCGTGCGCCGCGAGGGTGGtggacgaggcggcggaggggggcgacgccgccgacgcgtCGAGGAGAAAGCGGGCGCGGGTGGTTGGAGAGGACGGGCTGGTGTGCGCCAGCCAGGGGAGCGCcgcgcccggccgccgcggcgagagcgCGCTGCTCACGCTGGACGGCGGCTGCGGCACCGGGGCCGACGACCTGTGCGGGTTCACGACAACTACCAACAACTCCACGTCCCTGGACAGGGACGACAAGGGCTCCCCGGACACGGAGAACACCAGCATCGGCGGGGGCGCCAGCGACTCTCGCTGCTTCAGCCGTCGGTCACAGGCAAGCAGCTACCCGTTCCTGATGAATGATGATcaactatatatatacatgtgcAGCTCACATTTATTAAATATACACATGTCTCCAGTTAGCTTAGCTAGTTACATGCATGCAGAGTTTGTGTTCTACTGATTGATTTATTTGCAGATTATTCCATAAGCTTATCTTTGTATGAatccatcatgcatgcatgtctcTGCTGGcgaaacgaaaaaaaaaatcaaagagagACGGCTTGTGCGACGAGGGGGAAAACGTGGTGATCAACGGCGACGGGGCGGTGAGGTCGTCGATTTCCACCAAGAGGAGCCGAGCTGCTGCTATCCACAACGAATCTGAGCGTGTAAGAAACTAAAATTCCCTTTTCGTTGATTCGTTCTGCAGTCAATCATACTGCTAGTGCTAGCTCGTTTAATTTACATGAACTGGGTAGGTATGTTGTAAGTGAAATGCATGGTCCCGCGCGCTATTGTACGTACACACTTCTCTGTAGTGTTTTCTTCTCGAGAGCGCACAGCTTTCTGATTTCAAAATCATGGGCCATACGTCAAACAGTTCTCTATTACTTATATATCGCTTCAAGTAGTATAACGTGTTATATCGTAAGCCACTTGATATTGGCTGATATTTACTTCGAGAATACAAATAAAGCTAATTTTTTATCCACCAAGAGCCCCAAATTTGTACATTTTCCACTTATCCAAAATGTCGTGTGACCCATTGCCCTTCCTGCCGTTGTCGAGTTGTCAGTGACTTTTTGAACATGGATATGCATGGTCTTCGAAACAACTCTTTACTTTACCCAATCATTTCTATTATTGTATGTTTAGTTGTTTACTCAACAAGGTAACCTAAGAGGATATTTCAAACAGCAAAAATCTAGAAATATCGATTCAGATCGAGACGTACAACTAAGAGTATATACATATTTCTTTAGAGAAATTGGTTGCACGTGCCCAAAATCAATCCTTTTCTTACCGGAGGAGGGATCGGAATAACATAAAGATTTAGGAACATTCGAATATACTTGGGGACAGAGCTAGCCAACTAGTATATTCGTGTTGTCTGTCCGTGTTTGAGTCCTGTTACCACTTTTGGCTTTATGTTACTATACTGTAGCCATGACTTTGCTATGTGGGATAAGCTCCACATAGCTATCGCACTGTTCGTGGTACCTTTTTGACCTAGTCGCCATGGAAGAATCATCAAAGGTTTCGAAGCTTCCCAGTGCAGTGAGGCCGTGGCTAGCGGCTACGGACTCCAAATAAGATGCAATGCGCCTTGGCAGTTTGACATCTATGTCAGTCACAGCCTTGTGCTGAGCAGCGGCAGCTGCTGGATGGCCCATGGGCCAAAAGAAATGCAGCATGTACTTAGTTGGGCCAGCACTCATCAATTATGTATGCAACGCATGAGACATGAAGTGTCCAAACAAGACAGCATTCCTATCATATCACTCTTTGCTGTGCTGTGTTTCAGAAACGAAGGGACAGGATCAACCAGAAGATGAAAACGTTGCAAAAGCTCGTCCCGAACTCGAGCAAGGTGAGACCACACACGCAACCGATCAAATCAAAACATGCTTTTGTGTTCACGGAACGAGTCATCTCTAAGCGGAATTCTGAATGGAGCAGACGGACAAGGCGTCGATGCTGGACGAGGTGATCGACTACCTGAAGCAGCTGCAGGCGCAGGTGCAGGTGATGAGCCGGATGAGCAGCATGATGATGCCCATGGCGATGCCGCAGCTGCAGATGTCCGTGATGGCGCAGATGGCCCAGATGGCCCAGATGGCGCAGATGGCCCAGGGCATGATGAACATGGGCTCCCTCGCGCAGCCGGGCT encodes the following:
- the LOC101755679 gene encoding transcription factor UNE10 isoform X2, giving the protein MNQCVPSWDLDDPAVVAGGGGGGLNHPVPAAGGAHRVVVSAAGTTGGAFAPVVVPMSDKYYEVAELTWEKGNISSHGLLNRPAPSKYPPAAPSHLQGIGGGAGAGGVAGDRETLEAVVGEAAARSHFLSQPPAVHHHAPWLGAAGGAVARTGADALVPCAARVVDEAAEGGDAADASRRKRARVVGEDGLVCASQGSAAPGRRGESALLTLDGGCGTGADDLCGFTTTTNNSTSLDRDDKGSPDTENTSIGGGASDSRCFSRRSQRDGLCDEGENVVINGDGAVRSSISTKRSRAAAIHNESERKRRDRINQKMKTLQKLVPNSSKTDKASMLDEVIDYLKQLQAQVQVMSRMSSMMMPMAMPQLQMSVMAQMAQMAQMAQMAQGMMNMGSLAQPGYAGLTPPMMPPFVPMSWDPTAAAAATSAAGAGAGVMGTDRAPQPGAAAGAVPDAFTAFLACQAQQNGQQPGSMEAYNKMVALYQKMSQQQQQQGQPSNSSKQ
- the LOC101755679 gene encoding transcription factor UNE10 isoform X1 is translated as MNQCVPSWDLDDPAVVAGGGGGGLNHPVPAAGGAHRVVVSAAGTTGGAFAPVVVPMSDKYYEVAELTWEKGNISSHGLLNRPAPSKYPPAAPSHLQGIGGGAGAGGVAGDRETLEAVVGEAAARSHFLSQPPAVHHHAPWLGAAGGAVARTGADALVPCAARVVDEAAEGGDAADASRRKRARVVGEDGLVCASQGSAAPGRRGESALLTLDGGCGTGADDLCGFTTTTNNSTSLDRDDKGSPDTENTSIGGGASDSRCFSRRSQRDGLCDEGENVVINGDGAVRSSISTKRSRAAAIHNESERKRRDRINQKMKTLQKLVPNSSKTDKASMLDEVIDYLKQLQAQVQVMSRMSSMMMPMAMPQLQMSVMAQMAQMAQMAQMAQGMMNMGSLAQPGYAGLTPPMMPPFVPMSWDPTAAAAATSAAGAGAGVMGTDRAPQPGAAAGAVPDAFTAFLACQAQQNGQQQPGSMEAYNKMVALYQKMSQQQQQQGQPSNSSKQ